AAGGTTCCTCCTTTAAATGCTTTCTCTAGATCCTAATCATTCCTCTGCTGCAGGAGATTGACTGCAGTTTCAAATAGCAAAATATAAAGTCAAACCATAAAAGATAAAGCAAAATCTTGTTAGATCATATAACTTACAGACCTTCCATATCTTTCATTGACTGGGCTTTCAGCTTCACCACCATAAGGGCTGGCCCTTCTTTCTGGCATAGAACCAGGGCTGCTACCACGGCCATTCTCTGGGCTAATTCTCTCTCTTCCATATGGGCTATGGCTGGGTGCACGACCATTGTCAGAAGTGGGCCTTTCTCTTCTATATGGACTGCGACTGGGGCTACGATCATTTTCAGCACTACGCTTCTCTTTCCTATAAGGACTGCGGCTAGAGCCTTGGATATTCTCAGGGCTAGCCCTCTCTTTCCTGAAAGGACTTCGGCTGGAGCCACGAGCATGGTCAAAGCTGGTCCTCTCTCTTCTCTGAGGACTTCGGCTGGTGATCTGGCCATACTCAGGGCTACCTCTATCTCTCTTATAAAGACTTGGACCGTGGCCACGACCATAATCAGGGCTCCCCCTCTCCTTCCTATAAGGGCTACGACTAGAGCCACGACCATAATCGGGGCTACCCCTCTCTCTTCGGAAGGGACTTGGAGATCGTCTCCTGTCACGACCTCTCTCAGGTGACCTATCACGACCTCTCTCAGGGCTATATCCATTTCGACGATCATCATCATCTCGTACAGCATATTCAACTGAAATAACTCTATCCATCAGCTTGCTGCAAGTAGATCAGGAACCATGGTTCAGAAAACAAATTTACTGAATTATCTTTTAAATTAAGTGgtaataattgaaaatttttcgTGGGTGGCAAGTTTTCTACCTCATATTTGTAGCCTCCAAAGCCCTGGTGGCATCATCTTGGGAATCATATTGTACAAATGCAAAATTCCTTCTGATCCTTACACTTACAATCTTTCCATATGACTCGAAGTGCCTTTCCAAATCCCTAGTTCGAGTGTGGTAAGGATCAAAATTGATGACAAATAAAGTCTTTGAAGGTCTTGTATTTGCTGCAGATCTTCTTGATCCACCGCCCCCACCCTCGGGCCTTCTAATGCCACGCTCATGCTAGAacacaaagtaaaaagaaatttacaGCAATGAGAAAGCAAACAAAAGAGCAATTTAAAGACCTCTAAAAAGTAACAATACCAAAGCATTACCTTTGTCCATTCAACACGAAGCCTACGTCCTTTCTGACCAAATTCTGTTCGATCAAGTGCTCGGATGGCATCTTCAGCATCTCTCTCATCTTCCATATAGATGAAAGCAAATCCTGCACACCAGAAAAAGTTGGACTAATTATGACTTTCACTGCAGTGGAAAATGGTAACTAGGTTATGAATCCTCCCACCAAAGGAACCTTCAATCTGTTGGCATTTCCTCTTCGGCAAGAAACAAACCACCTAAAATCCTACCCTAGGACAAAATTTTGGCAAGCTCCTTATAATCTATAAACTAAGACCAGTGAAAGTAGTAACAGACCTTGTGTGATGAACTAAGTGATGTCAAGGAACAAGAATCCAAAATTGGATGTCTCACGTGGGTCAAGGAATTAGTGTGCCTTCTCCATATTTTCTGCAGCCTCTGCCATGAGGTCAGTAATGTTTCTACCTTGAAACATGTCTGAATTTGAGGCTGGGAAAAAGTCATGAGGAATGAAAGGAAAAAATGCCCGAGGAAAATGAGGGATGACGATGCCATTGGGGATTAGAGTGACTCTTCTTGAAAGCAAGAAGAGGAAGCTCGTCACAGGCATGAAACAGAATTCTGAGGAGCTCCTCCATTACATCCCAAGAAAATCCTGCGCCAAAGAAAATGTTGAGTATGGGGGCTTATTTTTCAAAAATGCTTTTTCCCTTAAACATCCTGGACCCCCAGTAAAACTCAACAAAGGATGACTGATGCTGCTGAGTCGTGTATTATGTCATACTGCTGCACCGCCAGCATGATAGGGACCAACACCTTAATGGACGAGGAGTAGGAACTTGACATTGCTCATTGCTGCAGGAACTTCTCTCATCGCGATATGTGCATACAAATTgctccatatttttatttttacagaCATATACAATCAAAGAATGTTATACTTGGGGTAAGCGTTCAATGAAAGCTAGTTTTTTAATACAGTATCAagattattgtttttttttttaaagtgagAGGGAGAAATTGGAAATGAAATCTCATAAAAGCCTGTCTCACTATAGATTGCTTTTAACCTATCATGTTGAATAATGCATAAAACTCAGTATATATTCACACAGATTATATCCTGGACCCCATCTTCATCTGTAGATTCGAAATGACTAAAGTCCCAAAAAGGAAGCTCCTACTTCTAAATAAACAATCACTCATTTTTTTGTAACCTCTGACTTGTATATATAATTATCCATTACTGATATCAGAAACAGACAGTTGCTACTTAAAAAATTTGTCAAACAATTATCTTTTTGAGCAACTCAAGTTCAGAATAAAAAACCCAGCTTGGCTCCATTTGCATAGTGAAGATAAAAACCATGTGGAATAGATTTTTCACTGTGCCATATTCAATAAGAAAAcagcttttcaagctcaaaatACTCTTGACACCTTTACAACCAACACGTCCAGCCAAATTGCACCAATAGCATGAAAGAATATACTAAAAGAGGCGGCAGGGGAATGAAGCCCAAATTCTCACATGGAGCCAATAATCAATATAATGTAGATAGAGAAACAATACTTACCAGACTTCATATCTACTCTTTCGATTCTCCCAAATTTTCTGAAGAGTCGTTCCAAATCAGACTGACGTGCATCATACTCAAAGTTTCCACAGAAAATGGGTCTCATATTGCCTGAGCAGAAGTGACAACGTTCCATCAGTATTTCTCTCTCACACACACACAAGACTTATGAAAGAACAAGTCCAAACTGGAGAGTTAACCATCAAGTAATAATGCGTTCTAACATGAACAAAGTAGGCAACATCATCAACAAATATTCCAAAGCTATTTAGTACACAAATAGAGACTCCCGAGAATCCGAACTATTTGAAATATAGCATTGTGGTCAATTTCATAAACAGACCACAGAAGAAGAGACTTTCTCTAACTGAATTCACATATCTTTTCGTTCTTTTCATTTTGATTCATCACACaagaaatagaaaaattgaaaacCATTCTtttagagaaaataaataaataaacagtcAACCGCAACCAAATTAACTATTTCATAAAATTCCAGGTTCTAAAGAACTGCAACATACTGTGGATTAggaatttttcatttttctaaGTTAAATACGCTTAATGGACAATATTTTCCAGGTCTTTGAAAGAAAGGGGAAAAAATGAGCTAAAAGGATAACTACAGCTTCAGGATCTACGTCAAGAGAAAACAAAATCAAACAGCAATCAAATctaccataaaaatatataaaaatcatagATCTGAACTAAAAATGTCTTCTTAGATACTATTTAAGACAACAAATAGAGTAAAATGAGAGATTGGAactgaaaaaaatatttaaaagaattataaaaaCCTAATTTCCCTTCCTTTTCACATTTCttcatgaaaaaaaattcaaCGAGCTcgggaaaattaaaataaaacaaaatttgaacaaaaaaaCCAAGGATTAGAAAACGGACTTACCTTCGAAAGCAGCGATTTCAGGGAAAAAAAATCAAGGAAAGTTCGAAACCCTAGTGACAGAGCCCTGGGATATTTTCACGAACCGGGTTAAAATGTGAAGCTCGTGAGTCAATATATAATGAGAAAATAACGTTCGTATCTACCAAGCCCCTACTTTTTAAGATATTTGTGGAAATGGccacaatatattaattaaatccTAATTTGACCCCAATATGTTCCATATATATTATTGCTCATACTAACTAGACAAAGAAAAatcattatgtaaatattttaatgtgcTTTCcatcaattttttaaattaataacaaattaaaattaaataatagtaggaaatgatatatatgtatatataatagtaaaCACACGTgattaaatttaaactaaaaaataaataagattttataatttttccttttaataCGAATTGCAACGTCTAGTACGTGGGGGGTGAAATTTTTATTTGGGAAGTGTAGACAAATAACGAAGAGCTTAgcgtaaaaattaaaaaaaaaatgaataagaTAGGCAAATAAGAATAAACTAGAATAtgaagttaaaaattaaaaaggggtttttgaaatttcatttattatcaatttaaattttcaaaattgggGTAGGACCAAATATGCCTAATTTCAAATTTGACAGATACTTAAGAGGTATTTAAGAATTGGAGGCTAGGGCTCTAATTGACTAATTAAAAATTGGCAGGGACCAAAAATGGGTTTAAACCAAAGAAGTTAGGAGGTCAAgactttaatttatttaaatcaaaATTAGTAGGGACGTAAGAAACAGTTGGACCAAAAAAGGCCGGACGGGGCAAGGCCCCTTCCCACCTTCCATTTTTAGTTCcatattaatatttacttaataCAAAATTCTAATTATTAAATtatctctttaattttctttttttaaattcaatttattataattaaaatactcAATATGTAATTATTAAAAAACACCCATGTAAGTACATAAATTGATACAAAATCGTATCATAACATCCTATTAAAAAATgaacaattaattttaaaatttctttaaaatatataataattattttttcctatttttctcatataccaaaataaatattaaaaccaaACACAAATATcccatttttcttcaattttttctaAGATTAATCATTTAAATACAATTCATTTTTGTGAGGGCTAATATATATGGCTTAAACAAAGCTAAATATTTTATTCACTCAAACTAAATATTATAGCCATATTCCTACATAAACCAAGAAGAAGCTTGATTGGAGAAGCTGGGGTTGCCAACATTGTTCAACAAATTGCCCTCCACAGCTTGGGGATGTCGTGCCCGAAAGGCAATCTCGGCCTGGGTCATAGCCAGTTGCCTCTCGATATCATGTATTTGTTGCTGCAGTAAAGATATGAGCCCAACGCAACCATACACGGGATCTTCGATTCGATATTGTGCCTCCAAGTACAAAGAATCCGCCGCTTGAGTTCGCAAATGCGACGGAAGTCGCTATGTAATAATCATCACAGACAAATTACTTCAATTCAAGTCGAATCGGGATCAAAATTCATAATATAGGGTGAGGGAGATTTGACCTGAAGTAGTTTTGCGACATTGCTGGCACCATATATTCGGTGTATTGAAGCAAATCTTTGAGGATTATTGGGTGGGAAGTAAGGGGAGAAAATGCAATCGGGAGGGCATCTTCTTCTCAAATATCTACAAGCTGCACAACGGCTTGGATTCATGGTGTTAAAATTGTTATGAATATAGGATTTTCAGAATCTACTGTTATTGGAAAATAAATCTAGCAAAGATTGGGATTAATATATAACAAAATTTAGTGAAGTGAGCAATGGAATTAACGGCTATTctcttttcaaattttgaaagatTTAGAGGAGAAAGATGCTAATGTGTAGGGATTGCCATAGTTTTTCAGTTTGGGAAGAAAGAAAATATGGAAATTAATTAAGGCTAGAAAAATGGAGTAGAGATTTTTGCTGTCATATTTACTGTAAAGAATGAGAGAgtattattgttgtatatttttACTATAATTGAGAGACCTCGTCAAGTTAATCATCacacatgaaaattttgttcggtTAATTTTAGAGATAATTTTGTTGACATCTCATCTTATCAAATGCTACAAAATTAAGAACATGTAAATTTTACACGATGTTCCGTGACTCTTCTTGTTGACATCTCACCTTATCAAAAGCTATAAAACTACAAACATATGAACTTTATACGATGCCCTCGTAACTCTTACACCTAGACATTTGTCCTATGAGACTTGAGGGACTATATAAGCTCCTCCTCATGACCTAAGTAGGGGCATTGACTCATTTACAAGAGAAAATGACTCTTCTCCCCCTTTATGAAAAATCACATACGATTTTCGTACTTTGACTATAACACCCCCTAACCTTTATCCGTTGTTAAAATATAGTTACGGAGTCTTACTGGACTATACAGATCAAATAtgatcaattcaaaacacatttaaacacatcTAAAACATGTTAAAACTGTCAATATAATGAACTAACACGTGTATGTTCTTAAATATCTAATATAAATTGTCTAACAATTCATTTAAATACTAATTAACCAATTCAAATTAAAACATGTTAAATGACCATATTATAAATCAtctatttgaatatatatatatttcaaccaATGTCATCTTATACACCTTCAATATTCACATCTCAAAATGACATCACAAAACAACTTAGGTACATGCTATTTTCAAAAGAGAAAATACTTCACCACGTGTTTAAGTTCGGGATCGACTTTGGATGCTAATTCAACGATCAAATTTTACCTAATCTGTGCACGGAAAACAAACTGTATactgagtataaactcagtggtatttctataattcgaatatTTATTAAACaagaatttataatatttatttatataatcatACATAAACAAAATCATTCaacaaataatcaatttcataaatGCATCATTCATAACACTTTCAATTTCATAATTGCTATTCAATAGCTTTTCTCAATAGGATACACCGTTCAATTTCAAACCAATATCCATTTCATGAATCCCTGATACATGCAATTCCATGCATTTCAATTGCATATTTCATTTCATTGTCCATTCCAATCCATATTCAATATCATTCATTGTCAACCAATTGGCCAAATCATttgtttacccctattaacaagactcggaatttaacggatacacagatccaaccaaaacacatcagTACAACACTCAATGTCTCATCGGCCTTGCCGAAGTGAATTGGTACCTAATACCTCATCGAATTTAATCCGAAGCAATAATATGACACATAGTGCCTCGTCAGAATTATCCGAAGCAATATTACGACacatatagtgcctcatcgactcgaaatcgaagtatccctaaacacttccaatcctatggcatgccaactatatccgacttagtccgacattgttaatagggtatttcaatacataattcaatttccaatcaatatacaatttcaatccattccaATTCAATAAACTTTTCAATCATACACATACTTTcacaaaatatttcaaatatcacaatatcaacacttaccatacatatcattaataaatacaataaataattATTACATTTGGATTATAGAAACGCAAACTGTAATTTCCGAATCACTCCTTGTcgactttctctttttctttcttagtcgAGGTCTCCGACACAACGTTAGCTACAGaaatttaaaacaattaaaaatcatcaatacacataatttcacaaTGAATATTTTGATTCATATTTGACTTTAActcaaatttcaatttaatctctagaTTTAGACTAACTTTATTTTTCCAAAACAAatattatattttcattcaattcccactttagactaatttcaactttctaatttcaccataaaaccctaattttgaaattatttcaatttagtccctactatttaaaacttatgatttattttacaattcaatcccaatttcacttctaacttgaaattctatcaatttaacccctaattcttcaattaattcaacataaaccACATCTAAAAATCAACTAGctttcaaaattttcacttatATCAAATAGTATTTTATTCTAAGattctaaaaacatcaaaattacaagaaaaaaagGCTAACTTGACTTACCACTCAAGCTTTAAACGTTAAAATCctatttttcctttgttttctttccctttttctttctttccttctcccATGTTTTTCGTTTGGCTATTATGTTTCTTTTCATTCTTTTGTttcctttaatttttttgtttaattctaataataatataataatataatattaatataatatatttacttaaataataagtaaatacatatattattacaaatgtatgtatattttattacacatatatattattattaccatacaattgtattaatttcatttatttatttatttagtaattattatattttatac
This window of the Gossypium arboreum isolate Shixiya-1 chromosome 12, ASM2569848v2, whole genome shotgun sequence genome carries:
- the LOC108479464 gene encoding serine/arginine-rich splicing factor RS40-like isoform X1, with translation MRPIFCGNFEYDARQSDLERLFRKFGRIERVDMKSGFAFIYMEDERDAEDAIRALDRTEFGQKGRRLRVEWTKHERGIRRPEGGGGGSRRSAANTRPSKTLFVINFDPYHTRTRDLERHFESYGKIVSVRIRRNFAFVQYDSQDDATRALEATNMSKLMDRVISVEYAVRDDDDRRNGYSPERGRDRSPERGRDRRRSPSPFRRERGSPDYGRGSSRSPYRKERGSPDYGRGHGPSLYKRDRGSPEYGQITSRSPQRRERTSFDHARGSSRSPFRKERASPENIQGSSRSPYRKEKRSAENDRSPSRSPYRRERPTSDNGRAPSHSPYGRERISPENGRGSSPGSMPERRASPYGGEAESPVNERYGSQSPAAEE
- the LOC108478140 gene encoding LOB domain-containing protein 24-like; this translates as MNPSRCAACRYLRRRCPPDCIFSPYFPPNNPQRFASIHRIYGASNVAKLLQRLPSHLRTQAADSLYLEAQYRIEDPVYGCVGLISLLQQQIHDIERQLAMTQAEIAFRARHPQAVEGNLLNNVGNPSFSNQASSWFM
- the LOC108479464 gene encoding serine/arginine-rich splicing factor RS40-like isoform X2; the encoded protein is MEDERDAEDAIRALDRTEFGQKGRRLRVEWTKHERGIRRPEGGGGGSRRSAANTRPSKTLFVINFDPYHTRTRDLERHFESYGKIVSVRIRRNFAFVQYDSQDDATRALEATNMSKLMDRVISVEYAVRDDDDRRNGYSPERGRDRSPERGRDRRRSPSPFRRERGSPDYGRGSSRSPYRKERGSPDYGRGHGPSLYKRDRGSPEYGQITSRSPQRRERTSFDHARGSSRSPFRKERASPENIQGSSRSPYRKEKRSAENDRSPSRSPYRRERPTSDNGRAPSHSPYGRERISPENGRGSSPGSMPERRASPYGGEAESPVNERYGSQSPAAEE